One Panicum virgatum strain AP13 chromosome 9K, P.virgatum_v5, whole genome shotgun sequence genomic region harbors:
- the LOC120647712 gene encoding putative nuclease HARBI1 — translation MNAVEEHDEYFVQKRNAAGTLGLSCLQKVVAAFRLLAYGVAADALDEYICIGESTALEALRKFAVAVVEIFGQEYMRLPNEEDTARLLEIGASRGFPGMLGSIDCMHWSWKNCPTTWHGMYRGHKKEPTIILEAVASKDLWIWHSFFGMPGSHNDINVLQRSPIFARLAEGEGPQVNFNINGKDYSMGYYLADGIYPSWATFVKTIPEPQGNKKKYFAKAQEACRKNVERAFGVLQSRFAIVRGPARLWDEESLGNIMRACIIMHNMIVEDERDEYTDEYDCDYDDMGAKVTVSHNEAPELEAFIQNYKNIKNKETHTRLQADLIEHLWNYHPDLYSLD, via the coding sequence ATGAATGCTGTTGAGGAGCATGATGAATATTTTGTGCAGAAGAGGAACGCGGCTGGTACCCTAGGACTATCTTGTTTGCAGAAGGTTGTGGCAGCATTTCGACTGCTAGCTTATGGCGTCGCGGCCGATGCTTTGGACGAGTATATTTGTATTGGTGAGAGTACCGCTTTAGAAGCTTTGAGAAAGTTTGCCGTGGCTGTTGTTGAAATTTTTGGACAGGAGTACATGAGATTGCCTAATGAAGAGGATACCGCTAGATTACTGGAAATTGGAGCAAGCAGAGGTTTCCCTGGTATGCTTGGGTCCATAGATTGTATGCACTGGAGCTGGAAAAATTGTCCTACTACATGGCACGGTATGTACCGTGGACATAAAAAGGAGCCAACAATTATACTTGAAGCAGTTGCTTCTAAAGATCTCTGGATATGGCATTCATTCTTTGGTATGCCTGGTTCACACAATGATATTAATGTGCTTCAAAGGTCTCCTATATTTGCAAGGCTTGCTGAGGGAGAAGGTCCACAAGTTAATTTCAACATCAATGGAAAAGATTATTCTATGGGTTATTATCTTGCAGATGGCATATATCCTTCATGGGCCACTTTTGTGAAGACTATTCCAGAGCCTCAaggtaataaaaagaaatattttgcaAAGGCACAAGAAGCTTGTAGAAAGAATGTTGAACGGGCATTTGGAGTCCTACAATCTCGGTTTGCTATTGTTCGTGGGCCGGCTCGCTTGTGGGATGAAGAGTCGCTAGGAAATATTATGAGGGCTTGCATCATAATGCATAACATGATTGTTGAAGATGAGAGAGATGAGTACACTGATGAATATGATTGCGACTATGACGACATGGGAGCAAAGGTGACAGTATCCCATAATGAAGCGCCAGAACTAGAAGCTTTCATTCAGAATTACAAGAACATCAAGAATAAGGAAACCCACACTCGGCTTCAGGCAGATTTGATCGAGCACCTATGGAATTACCACCCAGATTTATACTCTCTTGATTAA
- the LOC120648366 gene encoding glutathione S-transferase T3-like, translating to MASDMGSGSYFSDLINLPVQESQDHGPAVAKGSQGRTKNFRDDEDRLLVSAWLNVGMDPIRGADQSQTSYWARIYEYFHTNKSFESDRTQGSLMNRWSTIQHDVNIFCGCVTRIEDRNQSGCSIDDKIAAACALFKAEDKKHRNFALMHCWRILKDQPKWMERRKQIGGPKTTSNKKQKTKENSSPSSLVPVPTNASSGANEAPAQDSSKRPDGTKKEKKKLRQRSTIEALDYLAAKIKDADALKDLKKEERCNKAFALREEKIKLERDLQVEKMKLEREKFEFERELEEDKIIAMDLSTMTFEEQQYFQYRKNKILERRLNI from the exons ATGGCAAGTGATATGGGTTCAGGATCATATTTTAGTGACCTCATAAATTTGCCTGTCCAAGAGTCTCAAGATCATGGTCCTGCAGTAGCTAAAGGATCCCAGGGAAGAACAAAAAATTTTAGAGATGATGAGGACAGACTTCTTGTGTCTGCTTGGCTAAATGTGGGCATGGATCCTATTCGAGGAGCTGATCAATCACAAACCTCCTATTGGGCAAGAATCTATGAATATTTCCATACTAACAAGTCATTCGAGTCAGATCGTACACAAGGTTCTTTAATGAATCGATGGTCCACTATACAACATGATGTCAATATTTTTTGTGGATGTGTGACCAGGATTGAGGATAGAAATCAGAGTGGTTGCTCAATTGATGACAAG ATTGCAGCAGCATGTGCATTGTTTAAGGCAGAAGACAAGAAACATAGGAATTTTGCCTTAATGCATTGCTGGAGAATTCTGAAGGACCAGCCCAAGTGGATGGAAAGACGCAAGCAAATTGGAGGACCAAAAACAACTAGTAACAAGAAACAGAAGACAAAGGAAAACTCATCTCCGTCATCACTTGTACCCGTACCCACAAATGCTAGTAGCGGTGCAAATGAAGCACCGGCTCAAGATTCTTCAAAAAGACCGGATGGAACcaagaaggagaaaaagaagctaCGCCAACGTTCGACCATCGAAGCATTGGACTATCTTGCGgcaaagataaaagatgctgaTGCTCTGAAAGATTTGAAGAAAGAAGAGAGATGCAACAAGGCCTTTGCTCTGCGGGAGGAAAAGATCAAGTTGGAGAGAGATCTGCAGGTGGAAAAGATGAAGTTGGAGAGAGAGAAATTTGAGTTTGAAAGAGAGCTGGAAGAGGACAAAATTATTGCTATGGATTTGAGCACAATGACCTTTGAGGAACAGCAGTATTTCCAATATCGTAAGAATAAGATTCTAGAAAGGCGTTTGAATATCTAG